The ANME-2 cluster archaeon DNA window ATACGCAACACAGGCTTACCTTTCAGTTCCCTGACCTGGCGCTTGACCAGTTCCAGGGCCTGCGGCATGACTTCCAGAGGTACATAGTGGTCCAGCACTTCAACCACTTTGTTTGGGTCCACAAGTACCACGAACCGCCTGGCTGAAGCTGCGATGATCTTTTCATTGGTATGGGCGGCACCCCCACCTTTAATTACACACAAGTTCGCATCAACCTGGTCCGCACCGTCGATGGCTATATCTACAACCGGGTCCTGTGCAAGTGAGGTGAGGGGAATGTCATGCTCAATTGCCAGCATTTGTGACTGATATGACGTAGGAACACCTCTTATGTCCAATCCCTTTTTTACTCTGTGTCCAAGTGATTCAATTGCAAAAGCAATGGTCGACCCTGTACCAAGACCCACTACCATTTTGTCCCCTACAAGATTTGCAGCTGATTCACCAACTGCTTTTTTCTCACTTGTATTTGATTTTTCAGTTCGGTCTTTCATTTGAATTGACATTAAACCCTAATGCTCCAAGTATCTTTTGGATTATCCCACTTTTCTTGGTATCAGGGATAAATTCAACTCCTATAAGTTGTGCTGCCAGTTTCCTGATTGCAATAGATGCCGGTGAATCAGGATTTGAAATTACCAGGGGAATCTTATTCAGACCAGCTCTATGCACATTTATATCATCGGGAATTACAGCAAGTATCTTTAATTCCATGGTTTTTTCGAGCAATTCTATTGCGCTATTTTCATCATATACACTAGTGCGGTTCAAAATAGCACCGTCGATGATACTATCTGCTGACTTTGCAATGAGTAGCATTCGCAGAGCATCTGCCATAGATATCAGCTCAGGAGTGGAAATGATTATAATGTGATCAACTGCAGGTAATAACAAGATAATATCTTCGTTTAAGCCTACCGGGGCATCTATTAATATATAATCTGCCGTCTCTTTTAAGTTGTCCAGTACATCTATCATATGAGAAGGATCAGCTGCCTGGAATCCTTCGATACTTTCCCCGCCCGGAATAAATTTCAAACCGTTGGGTCCTTCATAGATGGCTTTTTCTAGCGGTTCACTGCCGGCAAGGACGTCATGAATAGTTATTGGTGGATCGATCATACCAAAAACAAGTCCCAGATTCGGCATTGCCAGATCAGCATCAATTATGATGATCTCTTTTCCTAACATTGCAATTGAGGTTGCAAGATTTGAGAAAACTGTGGTTTTTCCCACTCCACCCTTTCCAGATAATATAAGATAGATTTCAGCTGTCATAATGCTAATCATGTCCTGGGGAAATCCTTTTTAAATTAAACATCATAACAAGTATATAAATATGTGTAATTTCATAAAGATAAAGCCATAATCATGGATGATTTTATTGATCAATAAAAAGTATTCTTTAGATGTACTGTTAGTGAATTTAAATTCCAGGCCGACCCGAACTTCATTCCGATCAAATGTCCACAATGCGGTATAATGCCATCCATAATCTCAAGATATCCAATTCTCCTAACATTATGTGCAACATTCTTCAGTTGTATTTCAGTAACCTTGTGCGCATCAAGTCTTTTCCTCAAAGGAGCTCCAAATCTAGCCATCAGCATAGAATTAACCGTTTCCGTCATCGAACGCATATGGTATTGTTTTAAGCACTCCTGCATATCTTCCCATATTGAATAAAGCATATCACTCCATCCTGCAAACCCCTTACTCCTGAATGTTACATTGCTGCGAGGTAAAAAATAAGCATTCATGGTATGTCGAGACACCCATGAGCGTGAAAATACAGTTTTCAGAGCAAACCGTACGGGATTGTGACACTTGAAAGTTTATAGAATTGACTGGAGGGAATCTTAGAAAACTTATTCCACCAGATAATATTCCATGCTCCCGCAACCGATCTGCTCAGCATACTTAAGATGCACGATCGGATCCACGCCCCAGACATCAGTTATACTCCTGCCATGATGCCCCATCTTCCTGTTTATTAAATCCAAAGTTGCTACATCAATAGCTACCGGGTCGGTTGATGCCGTGATACCCACATCATCAGCAAATTTGGGTGCAGAGAAATTAAAGCAGTCACAGCCCGGGGTCAGGTCATATATCCAGTTGATGTAACTTATCCTGTATGGCAGGCACTTAATGGGCCCAAGTGCTGCCTCGCCCAGTAGCTTTTGCATCTCCACATCCACATTATCGGGTGCAATGATAGCTTCCTGTGGGCATGAAGCCAGACATGCCAGTTCCCCTCGGCACAGGTTCCAGTCCACCCTGGCATGGGCATCCTCCAGTACCAGGGCATTCCAGGCGCAGATATCAATACATTCACCGCATCCGTTGCATTTCTCAGGGTCGATGGTGGGCCTGCCTACTTCATGAACCCTGGTCTTACCTTCCTTATCCAGGCAACCCATTCCCAAGTTCTTCACAGCGCCCCCAAAGCCTGAGCCGGGATGTCCCTTCGCATGGGAAATAACTATCATGGAATCGGCCTTAGCGATAGCTGATGCCACAGTTATATCCTTCAGTATCAAGCCTCCTATATCCACTTTCACAGCATCATCCCCAAGCAGTCCATCCGCTACAATGAACGGTGCATTCATGCTGGCCTGGGTAAAACCGTTCATTGCCGCAGCCCATATCAGGTCTGCAGCGTTCAGTTTCATGCCCTTGTACAATGTAGTGGTATCTGTAACAAAAGGGATGCCGCCCGCTTCCCTTACCAGGTCGACAACTGTACGCACGAGCACTGGCCTGATATATGTGGTATTCCCGTATTCTCCGGGGTGTATCTTGACTGCTACAATGTCGCCTTCCTTAACCGGTGATATTTTCAGGAACAATTCCTTTACCTGATCGATCTGGTTGGTTTTTGCCCCCACGTCCTCTGCTGACCTGAAAAATACATCAACTGTCATAATATCAGTCCTTCAATGTAGCAATTAAGGTAGCGCAACCATAAAAACCTGTTTGCATAGAACAATACCTCCTGGTAAAACCTATCCATAGCGTCAGGAATGGCTTGTAACCTCCTAAATTACCCACTCCATTCTTAATTAGAAAAGCTTAGCCTGCGCCCCAGAATTGCTTAACGATCAAAACAGAAAAAGTTGCATATTATGTAGTGTA harbors:
- the rpiA gene encoding ribose-5-phosphate isomerase RpiA, whose amino-acid sequence is MKDRTEKSNTSEKKAVGESAANLVGDKMVVGLGTGSTIAFAIESLGHRVKKGLDIRGVPTSYQSQMLAIEHDIPLTSLAQDPVVDIAIDGADQVDANLCVIKGGGAAHTNEKIIAASARRFVVLVDPNKVVEVLDHYVPLEVMPQALELVKRQVRELKGKPVLRMAAHKDGPVITDNGNFVVDADFGMINDPEQLSRELSNCTGVVEHGIFLNADEVYVGKPDSEIKILKRKG
- a CDS encoding P-loop NTPase; translated protein: MTAEIYLILSGKGGVGKTTVFSNLATSIAMLGKEIIIIDADLAMPNLGLVFGMIDPPITIHDVLAGSEPLEKAIYEGPNGLKFIPGGESIEGFQAADPSHMIDVLDNLKETADYILIDAPVGLNEDIILLLPAVDHIIIISTPELISMADALRMLLIAKSADSIIDGAILNRTSVYDENSAIELLEKTMELKILAVIPDDINVHRAGLNKIPLVISNPDSPASIAIRKLAAQLIGVEFIPDTKKSGIIQKILGALGFNVNSNERPN
- a CDS encoding DUF362 domain-containing protein; the protein is MTVDVFFRSAEDVGAKTNQIDQVKELFLKISPVKEGDIVAVKIHPGEYGNTTYIRPVLVRTVVDLVREAGGIPFVTDTTTLYKGMKLNAADLIWAAAMNGFTQASMNAPFIVADGLLGDDAVKVDIGGLILKDITVASAIAKADSMIVISHAKGHPGSGFGGAVKNLGMGCLDKEGKTRVHEVGRPTIDPEKCNGCGECIDICAWNALVLEDAHARVDWNLCRGELACLASCPQEAIIAPDNVDVEMQKLLGEAALGPIKCLPYRISYINWIYDLTPGCDCFNFSAPKFADDVGITASTDPVAIDVATLDLINRKMGHHGRSITDVWGVDPIVHLKYAEQIGCGSMEYYLVE